TGATTCCGCTTTCCGCCATTGCCCGCATTGAAGATTCTACCGTGCCGCGTTCGCTCAACCGCTTTCAGCAACTGAACGCGGTCAAACTCTCCGGCATGACGGCACAAACTGATGCCGGCCTGAAAGTACTGGAACAGGCGGCCGCCGAGGTTTTACCGGCCGGCTACACCTATAACTACACTGGCGAATCACGCCAGCTGCGCACCGAAGGCGGTAAATTCCTGCCCGCCTTGGGGCTGGCCATTGTGATGATTTTTCTGGTGCTGGCGGTGCAGTTCAACTCCTTCCGCGACCCCTTGGTGATTCTGTTCGGCTCGGTGCCGCTCGCCATGTTTGGTGCGCTGATATTCACCGTACTGAAAATGCCGGACCCGAACATGCCCTTTTTCACTCAGGGCTGGACCACCACCCTGAACATTTATGCGCAGGTGGGGCTCGTAACGCTGGTGGGATTAATTGCCAAAAACGGCATATTAATTGTGGAATTCGCCAACCAGTTGCAGGTACAAGGCAAAGCCAAACTGGAAGCCATACAGGAAGCCGCCCAAACCCGGCTGCGCCCCGTACTCATGACCTCCATCGCCACCATCGCCGGCCACTTCCCGCTGGTACTGGTCGACGGCCCCGGCGCCGCCGCCCGCAACTCCATCGGCCTGGTACTCGTGGGTGGCATGGCCGTAGGCACCCTGTTCACCTTGTTTGTGGTGCCTTCGCTGTATATGTTGATTGCCAAGCAGCATGAACGGGAACCGGTGGAGCAAGAGGCATTGCAACCGCAAGAAGCCTGAACACCCTCACCGCCCATAAACAAACGCCCCGCAAGGGGCGTTTGTTTATGCAACATCAATCAACAATCCAATCACCGTAGGGTGTAATAAGCGCAGCGCATTACACCAAAAAGCCGTTATCACTCCACACACAAAATATAAAGGGGGTCGATGAAGCAATCGGAACAGCTAATGCCATCATCGCACAGCACGTCTCAGAGGTTTCTGAATTTTCGTACGATAACGTTGTTGGTTATGGGATTTCCAAATTTTAGTGCATTTAATATCGGCTGAATTCACTGCATTCGACGCAAGCTAGGTGTAAGGCGCAATGTGATTGTCATCTTGGGTCATGAGGTTAAGCAGCTTGGGGTGCACAAAGAGCTTTTCGCGCCCGGCTTGTAGCTCTGCCAGTACGCCAATGTCGCACAGACTTTTCAGGTAGCTGGAGGCGGTTTGGCGCTTAGCGATGTCTTTATCCACCAAATTGCCAATGCGGCAATAGGGTTGCTCGAAAATAGTTTGCAACAGCTCATGGCTGTAGAGCTTGGGCAGGCTTGCCTGCACATAGTGGCTGGTGAGCTCCATGAGCGCGCGCACGGCGGCAATTTTGGCGGTGGTCCAGCGGGCGGTTTGTTCCACCGCTTTTAACATGTACAGCAACCAACGTTGCCAATCGCCCTCACGGGTGACGGCCTGCAGGCCTTGGTAGTAGCCGGGCTTGTTGCGCAGTATATAATGGCTTAAATACAGGATGGGCAAGTTGAGCAGGCCCGCCTGAATCAGGTACAGAATATTCACAATGCGCCCAGTGCGGCCGTTGCCATCGGCAAAGGGGTGAATGGCCTCGAATTGGTAGTGGGCCACGGCCATTTTAATGAGCGGGTCAAGCTCGTCTTCGGCATTGAGAAATTGCTCCCAATTGGCCAGCAACTCGCGCAGGGTGGGTTCGCCCACGGGCGGCGTGTATATAGTTTCGCCGGTAGCCGGGTTACCCAGGGTGGTCCCGGCGCCGGTGCGCAGGCCCATGTGGGTACCTTTGATGGTGCTGCAAATCTCTATGGCGGTGTTGGTGCACAGGGGCCGCGTGGCCAATTGTTGAAAACCAGCAAAGAGCGCGGTGCGGTAGCGCAGGGCCTCTTTGGTGGTGTGATCGGCGGCGGCCTCTTCTTGGGCATATCGGAACAGCTGATCTGAAGTGGTGACGATATTCTCGATTTCCGAGCTGTCTTTGGCCTCCAACAGCGGCAAGAGGTTAATCAGCAGGTTCTGATTGGGCAGCAACTCACCGGCTTGCTTGAGTTCGGCCAAGGCGGCGCGGGCGGGTATACAGGCCTTGAGCACGGCGGTGGTTTCGAGCTGATCAAGCGGTGGCGCGAGCCGTGGGAGCGCGTTGTAGGGGGTATCGGCCTGCCAGGACATGTTTAAATTTCGCTATTTTTTCGACATGTTTCAAGATTATGTCGATGGGATCGACATGTCAACGGAATATGTTTATAAAAACTAATTTTATCGACACGTTGTTGAGTTGCGTTGATAAAACCGCCTTTTTTAACCCTATTGCCCCCCCCTCCTTTGGCGAGCATATCGGGGCTACCCCAGGCAGATCAGCGTTGCACCAACCCGCAAAAAACCATCCCGTAGGGTGTAATAAGCGCAGCGCATTACACCACCAAGCCAACAAACACCATCAATCCAAAAACCGCTCCCCCGCCTCATACGCCTCAAGCATCTCCATCGCTTTAGCGCGAACTTCCTGCGCAGTAACATCCCGACCACCATCAGGCAAAGCCTGCAACCAATCCATCAATGGCCGACGAATTACCCCGGTTTGTTCAATGCAATATTCTGGTGACCGCACCCACACCTGAGGCCTGAAATTGGCTGGCGATGTATACCAAAAGCAGTAAGAGTAACCCTCTTCCTTGAGCCGGCTTTCAATCATATAACCCATAGGCAACCGAACCAGAATAGCCACAACGCCAATGCCAACAGCTAAATTGAACGTGTTCGTGTAAAGTCTACCCTTATCTTTACCAACTAATCTCAGAACCAGACAAAAGGCCAAAAGAATAAACACCGGGCTTGCAATGGCCATTGGCAATGCCCAACTGGAGGCATATACCGCTATCGCATATTGCTCAAACAGCTGAAAATTGTTTAGGAAATTACCTAAACCGAGCATTAATATAACGCCGGCAATAGCAACCATAATTATTGCAAGAAAGATAAACTTCGCTTTTTCGGAAGTGCTATGTGACGTTACAACCTGCATAGAGCCGCTCATCAAAACATTCTGCCACCAAAATAAGGGACGCCAAAAAGCCTATGCATAAACCCGACTGGGTCTTCATCCGCATAATTCAGGCCTTTCCTGACTTCTGATTTCAGCTCATTGAGTCTTTCAGACAATAGGTGTTCAGCATCAACCAAATCGCTCATTAGCCATTTTATCATCTCAGCAACCCACTCAATAAACCCGGTACTCCGACCACCCCACTGTAGGGTGTAATAAGCACTGCGCATTACACCGCAAAAGGCCATTACCCCTCCACACACAAAAGATAAAACGCATGTACTAAGTACAATTCAAAAAATAAACAACTTCGGTAGATCCTGATATATTCGCATCTTTACAAGGAGGTATATATGAACTTAACACGCGCCGAAGCCAAGATAACCATCGCCAAATTCATCGAACTGGCCTACTCCACGGACAAAGGACTGACCAAAAATATTTTCACCAAATAAGGCAGCGCCAAACTCACAGTTGATGACCAAGGTCAGGTAACCCTTAGCGGATCTGCAGGCCACCTGACCTTCAGCGGCAGCCCTGTTCTGGACAAAATTGGTGCAAAAATAAAGCGAGTTTCTGTAAATTTCAATAACATGGATAGCATGAGAGTCGGCTACACTGCCACCTTCAGCCTTGAGATCATCAGCGTTATTGTTTCCGGAAATTTCGATCTGGAAAAACTGATTACCTCATGTTCTGGATTACTCTGCAAAGCCGCCAGAGCACTTAAAGGAAGACATCAGGCTTATGACGCCGAGCTACAGCAGATTATGGGGCACTGAATGAAAACATTGACATTATTTGCGATTCTGACCTTTCTCATTTCTTGCACAACAGCCAGCAACAATAGTGCCTCTCCGTTACTGGCTTACAACCAGTACGAGACCACCTTAAACCAAGCAAATGTTGCTTCAAAGGCAAGCACTTATTTTGCACACTCGCTACTGGATGGGAAGGACTTAATGGACCCAGGCATTCAGAGCCAACTCCTGTTTAAAGATTATATGGCGCGTCGGGAAGGTAACACCATCCAATCAACCAGAAATGAAGAAGTCTGCCTGACGGTGAACGGCTACGACAAGGACAACCTCCCAATCACTTTTCACCTTGGATACGCCCTTGAGAACTCGATCTGGAAAATAAACGGAATTGAGGTTAAGTTTCTAGAATCCACCGAGGAATTTGAAAGCCAGGCGAAATGCCCACAAAAAACTAACGTTTGACGTATTCAAGACTTGGCGCCCCTCAAGATACAACTCAGCTCCGAGCTCACTGATTAACACACCATCATAACCGCTCATAAATCCTCCTTGATCTACTTAATCCCTTTTACAGATGAAACAACACGCTCTAAAATAGGTTGAACCTCCAGCTCATCCTCTTCGGCAATCGCAACCACAAGAAAAATCGGCTCATCATCTAGCGAAACATCCACCGAAATAACCCGGGTATTCATGGCGCCCAAAAATTCCGCAGTCAACCTGTATTCCAAAGCGGCTCGACCAACCACGTCATAGGCGGCTTTACTGACGACTTTGGCGGTATTACCAGGATCTTTTAAAAATGAACTTTCGATGTACGCATCGGTAAATTGCTTATGCCCGACACGATCGCTGTAGTAGAAAGTAGCGTATGAAAATTCGCCAAACTCAAAAACGATTTCTCGACCAACGTTTAATGAAAACGCCTGATCTCTTTGAAAACGCCAAGAGCTGGGATGCTCAATCGAAAAGCCATCATTGCTATACGTAACAAACCCATCATTGCTCGAGCAGTCAAGTGACAGGGCTATAGCGCAGAATGCGAAAAACAAATAGTAAAATCGATGAAGGGGGTTGCTAGAATCCATTCGCAAATCGGTCTCCATGGGGGTATAACCGAGTGGCCAATTCTATGCTATCGGCAATAATTAGCCTACAAACGAAAACCTAAGTAATACCATGGAACAGCTTTAAGTACGGGTGCTAAGGGGCCGGCGAAAAATGCTTCTCACTTGTCGCCGTCCCTTTTTATTGAGTCCTCGCCAAAAGCTATCAATCTTACCACTCAGAAATCCGGCCTATGCTCAACATCCCTGTTCTGCGGTAAAATCCGGGCCGCAAGTCAATCATTGCGCAACGTAAAAAGGATGTTTCTACATGCAGATTGAATACCAAGCAGTAGATGAGCTGGACTTCAGACTAGGGCTGATTGAATTACTCTCGGCCTACGGCAAAATCGATCAAAAAACAAACAGCCTGATAAATCGGGTGGTGGCCGAAACCAAGCTGCGAGCCATGCAAGACGCGCTCAAGCTATATGTAGAGGAAGGCCAGCGCATGACCCAATGCGAATTGATGCAAGAGAAGCATTCTTCGGGTCGGATTGGTGGCCATATGGAAACGTCCGGCTATGATAAACCTGCCGACCATTTCCACGCACATGCCATCGTTAGCGGTGGCCATAAACGCGCGTACGCCGCCCGCGAAATTCTCGCTCAATTCAATATCAGAATCGATGAACCTGCTAACGGACTTTGGCTACCAAATTACAAGAAAAATCTCCATCTAAGCCCGATATTTGATTGTGCACATGGTAATATACACAACAAAATCTATTACCTGAATATTACGGCTTGTCTAGAACAAGCAATGAGTCAACAGCACGCGAGAGAAATCCTGCGGCGAGTGGCACAGGGGATAGTCAGTGGCCGGCTCCCCATTCACCGGCAATTAAGAGCTCGAGAGATCATGGAGTTTGCAAATGGCTGAAACTAAAAAAATCTACTCCATACAAGCCAATTACGACGGCTATAAAAGCTTCGTACTCTCTAATGATGAAACCACGCTACGCTG
This region of Simiduia agarivorans SA1 = DSM 21679 genomic DNA includes:
- the fic gene encoding protein adenylyltransferase Fic, which encodes MSWQADTPYNALPRLAPPLDQLETTAVLKACIPARAALAELKQAGELLPNQNLLINLLPLLEAKDSSEIENIVTTSDQLFRYAQEEAAADHTTKEALRYRTALFAGFQQLATRPLCTNTAIEICSTIKGTHMGLRTGAGTTLGNPATGETIYTPPVGEPTLRELLANWEQFLNAEDELDPLIKMAVAHYQFEAIHPFADGNGRTGRIVNILYLIQAGLLNLPILYLSHYILRNKPGYYQGLQAVTREGDWQRWLLYMLKAVEQTARWTTAKIAAVRALMELTSHYVQASLPKLYSHELLQTIFEQPYCRIGNLVDKDIAKRQTASSYLKSLCDIGVLAELQAGREKLFVHPKLLNLMTQDDNHIAPYT
- a CDS encoding DUF1240 domain-containing protein, whose product is MSGSMQVVTSHSTSEKAKFIFLAIIMVAIAGVILMLGLGNFLNNFQLFEQYAIAVYASSWALPMAIASPVFILLAFCLVLRLVGKDKGRLYTNTFNLAVGIGVVAILVRLPMGYMIESRLKEEGYSYCFWYTSPANFRPQVWVRSPEYCIEQTGVIRRPLMDWLQALPDGGRDVTAQEVRAKAMEMLEAYEAGERFLD
- a CDS encoding AHH domain-containing protein, with translation MQIEYQAVDELDFRLGLIELLSAYGKIDQKTNSLINRVVAETKLRAMQDALKLYVEEGQRMTQCELMQEKHSSGRIGGHMETSGYDKPADHFHAHAIVSGGHKRAYAAREILAQFNIRIDEPANGLWLPNYKKNLHLSPIFDCAHGNIHNKIYYLNITACLEQAMSQQHAREILRRVAQGIVSGRLPIHRQLRAREIMEFANG